The Eriocheir sinensis breed Jianghai 21 chromosome 29, ASM2467909v1, whole genome shotgun sequence genomic interval CATGTATACTTAATCACTCGTAACATAGAGTTTAGCCCAGGAAATAAAGTTAGTAATAGAAAGGATGAATCCAGTATGTTAAGATTGGTCATACTGCCACCCTCTGTTGCCTACTCTTCACACTGACAAAGAAATACTCAATCTTTACATTTATATACTTGAGTACTCATAATACAAAGGGTTAAGCCCAAGAAATAAAGTTAGCAATAAGTATGAATTTATGTAAAGGGTGTACTGCCATCTCTACTCCTCTCTTCACACTTAACAAGTTAGCAATATTAGGGATGACTCTATGGAAAGGTTGTTGTACTCccatctattcctctcttcatacTCAACAAGTTAGCAAAGGATGTACTGCCATCTACTCCCTActtaggggtaaatctttaaccaACCATCCTCTTTTCATACTAAACAAGAAACATACAAATACTCCTTTACCACATTCATATATACTTAAGCACTCATAACATACGATTTCAGACCCAGAAGAAAAGCTAGAAGGATGAATTCAGCGGAGAATATTTGTACACGTTGGCAATAAAAGGGATAAACCTGGTATTGAATCTTATACGTTTGGCAGTGTAATCCGTTCATACCAGCCGGCAATAATACTATATAATAACTTCCTAATGTCAGCACACCTTTTTAACTCAGATATAGGTAACCTTCATGGAGAGGTTTTCTAGTTTAAACCCTTCATAACGATTTACTTTTTACTCCTACAAGTACTTACGCCCTTATCTACCTATCGGCTTTTTACCAAACAGAGAAGGCTGACTGCAACAACACCTTATCTTTATCATCTTTATCGGTGACTTTCCACGAACTGAGCGTGATAGACGATGGTACACAGACAACCTTCACATCCTTTGTCTCCTCGAGTCCTCGCCCATCACCAGGAGACAGCCTTAGCACTTCAGGCGATATTCAGTACGACAGTCATGTACAGCCGACAACCAAATAGACCTTTACACCCCAAGTAAATGAAAATATACAGGACACCACTATACTACCAGATTCAGCTACATTATACTGCACTGCCTGATAGCTTAATTCGCCTTCAGCTTTCAAGATTAACATGAGGGTAGAGATGGTTGATGTAGCAAAGAGAACGATCACTACAGCCCTGAAACTTACCCGTCACAAAGCCCTATCTTCTTGTGATGCCATAATTACCTGCCCAACATTCTCCTACAGGTGTACACATAATATCAGGGTTGCTTTTATGTGCATCAACTAACATTGCAAATATTAATATTGACTAGGCCAAAAAAGATGTATAAATTCATATTTTTAAGGTTTTACTGGGGCAAAATATATGGATGAATGGTATAATATTCAGGATACATATTAATATACAGATGAAAGGTaaataagtgaaggaaggatATTATAAACTATAGTTACCGAGGTATGACATGGACAGAAAAATAATATTAACATTACTTGTCCCTATGAGGTACCTTTTAGATCTTCCATTGACAGTGAGGTTATCTCCTTAAACTATAGCATGCAGGTGTTCAGCTTGCTCATTCATTCCTCAGTTCACCTTTTTATTTAACCTCTGAAGAACAAGTTACATTTGAGTGTCATGTTGGTGGAGGAAGGTTTGAAAGAATCCCTGGATGGTTAGCTGTACCCATTTATTGAGCACACCAGGACATATTTGACTACAAATCGTATATAGTAACAATGACTATTGGTAATAATGGTAATCAAAGAGGGAATAGTTATAAAGCAAAGAAACAAACTCCTCACAAACAAGATGCCAACGGACTGGCATGATAAACTAAACACTAAAATGGAAGGAGCAAACATGGCTGTCATTCACCAGGCAACATTTGTAAGGAGCTTGCCACGTTAAACCTTTATTCTTCGTTAAAACTGATGTTCCAGCGTGTCCGCTACTCTGTATAAGCACCGACTACtgcaataaaacacaaaaaagagaagTCTCACAAAAACCCGGCAAGTTTCCCTCGCGGTCGGGGCGAGGGCGGGCGGTGGTTTGGTTAAGGTAAAAGTGACACAGGTGCCCTAGTAAGAGGTAAGTCTCCATTCACACAAACAAGGAAACCTCACTGTTGTCATTCCTCGTAGCCACTACAAATGTTGCAGTATTTAGTAGGTTTAATACGCTCGGTACAAAAGGCGAGAGTCCGTCTCTAAGTGAGTCCCAGTGCTTAATGACGGCCTGCCGCTGGAGCTGGCCGGGCCGACGGTTCCGGCGGCCGGGTTAAGGCAGGCCGCGGCCCAGGGGCCACGTCCACCCCAGCGgcttccttccctcgcccttccGGAAAGAACAACGCCACTTCATTATATTATCTCTCAAGGACGCACGGACCGAGTTCAGCCCGACAGGCTCCCGGGCTGGGCGCCGGCCGGGCTATTTTGCTACAAACTAGACGACATGGGATGTGATGATGCGCGAGGGTGCGGCGACGAAGGTGACGATGACTGAGGTGAGGCGATGAGGCGAGGGGGTGAGTGGTGACGCGATGAGGTAATGCTAGACACGGTGCGGGGCGGCggccccacgcacacacacgtacacaacacAGCAGAGCCAACCAACACAACTCAAAACTCCGCCGCGGCCCTGCGGACGGCCCGCCCCTGCGCTGACCCCACTGTACAAATAGGCCTATTTTCAAATATATTCATagaacaaggaaaataataatgaaaaaagatccTGCCGGTCCAGCCATcaccagggggggaggggggagggcccGCTAGCCTCTGCTTCATATCTTCTGGATCTTCTCACCCTTGATGACGGGGTTGTTCCGCCTTATCTCTTCCGCCCCATGCTCGCGGTAGTCAAAGGTGCAGCGGTGCTCGTTGCTGTAGCGGTGCACGGAGCAGAACAGCCCATCACACCGGCACGTGAATCCTGCGATAAGACAAAACAGAACACTTGgttaacacaaacaaacactcataaCAATATCCACACTGACTTGAACTAAAACAGAGCTTCAAGACTTCATTCAAGACACAAAACTCATGATTATATGATTATCTGACATTGAAACAAACTTACAGAGGACCACCAGCTCTGAGTACCCACCTGTCAGCCCAACCTTCTTCTTACACATCTggcatttgtttttcttcttctttcctgcatCCTTGTCTGGGCTGGCTGGGTCCAGGTCCTCCGAGGCAGACGCCCCGCCCTCTTCGCTGCTCTCACGCTTCtccgccgctgccccgcccaCCTGTCACCCAAGAAAATTAGCACGTAAGTATCATGACAGCCACGGCAACCTGCTGCCTTACCTTAACCAGTTATTTACTATTTCACAACATGCAGTAACTCCtatgaaaaaaaagtatcaatGGCCACTTAATTAGTGATGTGAAGGGATCTCTTATCTGGTTATGTGAATGTCCAATTTCCTTTCAATGAACTGTGAACACCTTGGCACTTCAACACTTGTTACTTCTTTCATATTGGCTGGGAGAACAGGgaggggaacagaagggaaaggatatgGATGAGGGAGGATGCAGGGAAGGATGTGGATGTGGATGAGGCTGGGAAGGGCAAGGCTGAGGAGAGCAGATGTTTGTGGTTATCGACATGTGGCTAGTGGGCATTATGTGGGGCAGAGAGTGGCACCATTGGCATGGACAATACAGTCAGTTCAGTGTGAGGGCGTGCAGAGCTCCCCGATGGTTGGGTCGCGTCACACTTGGCAGAAGCTTTCAAAGAGAACACATTATGGATGTCAGAGGGATTCGCTTCCATGCAGAACTTGAAGTACAACAGATTTGCTCTCATGCATTTCTTAAGAAATAGCTATTCTTCATTCCCCTAAAAATAGTTAAATGGATCCAGCAAAACATTCTCCAGATGTTGCCTCCATGGTAATCATGGCACACCTGGCAGCTGAAGCTTGCCAGCAATATCTGTCCAGTTAGAAACTTTGTTTCTTACATTATCCCCCACCAGTATTTTGTTAAAGCATTAGTGTAAGAATGTTGGTGTAGCAAGTGTAAAGTGACGATGCACTTTCTGGTCAGAATTTTACTCCACCatgctccttttttcctctcaaaaCCTTTTTGCCAGAGGCACAACcacccattttttttctcatgctCTGACCACCACCCAAAGTTTAGGGTCCATTCACTTTTTCTTCAACATTAGCTTGACTGACCTGTGTGAGGGAGGGAACCGTGGGCTGAGCAGTGGTGGTGGCAGCCGCCGGGGTCTGATGGAGGGCAGCAGCTGGGGGGGAAGGGCTAGAGGATGCCGGAGAGGTGGGGGAGGTCACACTGGAGGGAGGCTGCTGCTTCTTCTTGAGGGCATCCTTGTAGCACTTTGAGCAGAGCCCGTCAGTGTTGGGGGACCCAAAGAAGCCGCAGCCAGTGCGGCACAGGATGGGCCCGGCCTCAAGCTGGTTGCTCTCTCGCTCCATCCTCCGGTCGATCTGATGGGAAGCCAGAACTCAGTACTCCACTACTGGCACAAACACTCCACTCCCTGTCTACACCTCCTAACTCACTTGATTCTCTCCTTTGTTCCATTTCTACTAAAATTAGTGAATGTTAAGAAGGGTACGTAgtttctatttttgtgtataaGAAGGGATACAAAGCAACAGGAAGGTGTtgagggaggggaatgaaagaaCTTAGCACAACTAATCAATCCAAACAAATCAAATAATTACAGCGCTAAGCAACAAACCCAACCATGTCCATCATGATAAAAGCTATATTGTAAATATCCAAGCATCCTCCCCAGGACTATGCACTCAGCACCCCCTTTGTGTATGCTGTATTTTGATCTATTATGTTACTATTACTCTAGTTGTCATATACAACTATTACTTTTAATTTTCATCAATTACATTCAGACATGGGGTAATAGTAATCAATTAGACAATTAGTTTTAGTGATACAAGCAATGATTTTTCTTGAGTATTAGCAATAAAAGACAAAGCAATAGATGATAGCATTTTTTTCCATTACACTTTTGAGTAATAGATGACGACTAATATaagtaatataaaaataaatcctGCAATAGACTCGAGTCTACTGGCAGCACAATAActgctacacttttttttttttttttttttttttttaagctaacCTGTTGTTCTCCTCCTGCCAGAGTTGTGGACTTTGTGTGGGGCGGGCAGCTGCTGGGCTGCCTCACTCCTCTGTCTGTAGACACCTGCTACCTCCCCTCTgctcacccctcacacacacacacaggcgctgGTTTGCACCAACCACACCTGCAGCAGCTGGGCTGGGGTGTGTTGTGTTCCCTCTACTGGTTGTACCTGCCAACAACCTGAAACAGAGGTACAAATTATTAGTGGCACCGCTCCAGGACTTGTTTGTTTATTATACACATAATACCACCATCTaaagatagaataaaaaaaatcctcctaGAGATTCATCAGCATACCATGCCACTCAAATAAGTCTTTCATGGCGCTGAAACATCTTGGTCATGTGGCTGCACACCCTGCCAATATTCAACTccctgcagcacacacacacacacacacacgacaaaaaaATGTTTCTTAACTGCAGTTCAAAACACACCTCTTTTGTGAGTGTAATATGTAACATTTAAACAAAAAtgtatcttctttttattccaaAGATAAAGTGAAGTCTTTATCAATAACTGTAAGTTAAtcagagaatggaaagagaaataaaatagattTTTTCCCCCCAAACTAAACAAGGAACAATATACTTCACTGTTTCCTCTTCAAAACCCCAAGGTGAACTGGCCAAAACCCTCACTCACCATTATTACACttctttcctgattttttttggCCAAAAATTATAAGAACTTAATATTAACAATTCAATAATATATTTTCTAGGAAGCATAATTGCTGTACACTCCTACGAAGAAACACGAGAGGAAGAATACGAGGAAAAGACCACTAAGGATTTGGGTTCTGTTGTAATTGGGCACTGAAGTAAGAATTGCCCAATTAAAGAATACCCAATATAGTCATGCCTATCACATTAATCATAAAGTAGATTTTGTCGATAAGTTAATGACAAACAAGGAACAATACAACCCATGTCCCATAACAGCATAAGTCTATCTGATAAAGTTATGATAAGCATCAGTTACACATTTTCTTTGACAAATAAGGGCCATGGGCAAGACAAAAAACAAGACACGATCAGTGGAACAAAAAACTCCACGACACGACACTCTGAGCTCTCACTCAATCCGGATAGTGGCCACCATTGGACCATGACCTCTGTGCCCCTTGGAAACAAGCAGTCCTCCCTCATCATGCCATTCCCTCCATTGTGCCACTCCACAAGGCCTCACCACCAAAAGGCCATCCAacacccttcccccaccaagCACTGAACCTCTTAATCTCACTTGGTGCTACTCCCAGATCAAAAGGAAATCCAGTCTTATTGTAGGTACCAGTATCTTCTTATTAGATTTAAGTTTGATATAGTCTAATAATCCCCTTCCCATAAAAACACAAGGACACGCCTCCATCATCCACCATATGGCAAGCAAGCAAGcatggaaggaggcagggagggcagggagTGGCTGCTAAGCTCACTCTCTTGTCCTTGAAGTGTATGAAATCCAatgctctttctttcccttcctttgtggcTATAGGTCAAGAAGCACGGTAGGTCGGAGGGCCTCGTGCAAGTGACGCTGTAAATGGGGGACCAGCCACACCAGCTCCTACATGCAAACTGAGACCATGTAGGAAATATAAATAGAGGAAGAACTGAATGCCTAACACGTCCACGCACAAATGTAATGAATATGCACAACACGCCTCCAGCAATAAAAGTACGAGTGTATGTACAATCCCTCAACACTAGATTGTACTTCATTCTCTCAGAGGAAATAGTCCTACATAATTACTACAACTCTGTACACGAATACACAACAACAATACCAGTTACATAAGCTGCAAAAAGTTAACCATCGTGACCTTTACCATATGGCCAGATGTTGCTGTAGAGGGTTTGTGTCTGTGTAGTAAATGGCCGTTTGTGATGGCATTTAGCATTTTAATTATCATGGAGCCATGTCGCTGTCTGGACACTATGATGCGCTGCTAAGATATCCACGTCTTAGCCACGGTTAGTACGCGGATGTGGTATCTCTGTTGCCCCGTAAAAGGTGGAGTCGGCAATCCATTATGcatcacacacacccacacacacacacattaatgcaGTCTTCCTGTCCCAGTTCTTTTATCTTTGGAATTTCACAATTTATCTGTACTCTTTGCAAGGAATGTGTTGGTTATATCCGAATTCAGATCAAGATAATATACAAGGCCTTAAAAATATCAATGCTTCCTATGCTTATTTTTGGAGCCATATTAATTCATCTTCTTATAAAGTAACTGGTTGTTGGTCTAGTCTGGCCAACCAAAAGAAGTAGACGAAtaattatatatactaaaaacattCTGCACATTAAGCTGTCAACATaaaagtatttttttcctttttgcttgacTGCACACAACTTTTTTGTCCGCCAGAAAGAGGTTAGTATTCAGGCCACGAGAAAACAGTCACAAAAGAAACAAACCCCATTAACCTTTGAAGCATGTAGGGCTGTGGGGTGTAATGGAGCACAAGTTAGGAACACAACCATAACAAAGTAGGGATGTGAACACTGCCCCTTATTTCAGCAAAACCTTGAGTGCACAGTGGCATGTCCAGAAAGCAAACTCGTTACTCAAGAAGGGCAAAGCTGTTCAGTCACCGATAAAGAGTAcagcaaacaaacacatactcTGACGAAGCTACAGAATGCTCCCACAACACGAGAAGACCAAAGCTGTTCAGTCATGGCTAAACAGAGTACAGCAAACAAGCGTACACTCTGATGAAGCTACAGAACTCTCCCACAACACAGATTCCCTTGTTTCTCAATACACGGCAGCCATTTAACTTGCATCAACACTTGCTGAAGCTCTCAAAGATAAAACTGCGGTAGAAGTGGGCCACAATGCTTCAAAACATCTTAACACACACTCCTGTTAGTGATGCTTGCAGTAATACTTATCCAGTCACCTCTGTAAACCCTATATAAAACCAAATACTAATTGTTTGCTTGCTTATGCTCTCAAGTGGCCAAAGTTCAGGCACCAAAAATCTTAACTTCAACTTTTTATCATGTATTTTGTTTAGAGTAAAGGTGGTAAGACCAAGgactgaccacacacacacacacacacacataaggctAGTATGATGCAGAAAACACAAGAGCTTTTAGGCATCTCCTGAGCATCATAATTTGGATATACACTTCTACTAAGCAAAGAGCATCCATGTCAAGGTAATTTTCAACACACCACCTTTGTGCATGCTAACTAGGGTGTGATTAGCCGCTTGATTCACTGGCTTTGGGGTCTTATTAACGACTAGATACCAGATTATACATTTACCGATTCACCTTCAAGCTTGTATATATTTGGTAAAGTAACGCTggtaagaaaaagaagtaaagctTGTATGCTAGGTTAAGTATATAAGGTCTCATTATTAACCACTAAATACCAGATTATATTTACCAATTCACATTTAAGATTGTATAAGTAATGCTGTAATAGTTAAGTGACACTGGTAAGAAAAAAAGTGCAGTAATGCTTGTAAATATTAGGTAAAGTATATAATGGTGCTTACTTTTTCATAAGTCACTAAAATCATGTCAACCAATGTCAACATAATTTAAGAATGTGTTTAGTTCCTTCTTTATATAACCACACCCACGTACACAGAGTAATCCCCTACGCTCATGATTCACCAGGTATTACCACAAGGGATTTAAAGTGGCTATTCACCTAAATCCCATCATAACAGATTCAACTCACATCTTATGCAAGGATCTGATATGCATGACTCAACAGGACAGACAACCAACCCTGACTCAAGCCTCTCCACTCACCAGAACACACTGGACTCTCTTACACCAAGATCCCAGGACCAGGAACTAACCAGCACCAACCCACAGTGCCATCCACACATCCAACGAGTCCACAACATTTGCTTTCAACAATGCTTAGTCCTAAAGCCACTGAACGAAAAACCACAATAGACTTCCTCTTAACCTACTTTCAGAGGTTACATAATTGAGAGTAATACAAGGTCCACTTCTCATCCATTTAAACAAGCCgaggcaaaaaaataacaaaaattcaCTCAAGAGAACTAGAAATGACAAACACAAGACCTACCTTACCCAATCTTACTATGACATTTAATTAAACCTAACACCAAAACCCACTCAAGAGAACTATAAATGACAACACACAATGCTCATGAAGTCCACAAACCCAGAAATGAAGGCTTCTCGGAACAAAGCCAGAAAGACCTACCTTACCCAATCTTACTATGACATTTAATTAAACCCAAGATAACACATTAAAGTAAAATATCACGTCCATCAACAACCAGTTTACGAAATCTGGTTGGACGATACAGACCACACAGCAGCTGaccacaaaggaaggaaaagtaggaaagtaTACATAGCAAAAAACTACCATAAGACTCAATCATTAGGTCTACAGGTTCTCGTATGACTGACCTGACTGACTAGTGGTAGACTGACAAGCCCTAGCACAACATACTGGGTCCCCTAACCACAAGACCTTGACAGAGAAAGTTCCCTTGCATCAATTTCCCTTTTACCGATTTCAacttccttttactctctctctctctctctctctctctctctctctctctctctctctcacacacacacacaccacttcataAGATAAGAAACTactcgaaggagagagagagagagagagagagagagagagagagagagagagagagagagagagagagagagagagagagagagagagagagagagagagagactaataaccAAAACCAGTGTGAAACTTGCaaggaggtaggaggaaaagaagggaggggatggagagagggggatggagggaggagggaagggttgagaaAGCAGGCGAACCACTGCCCTACTTCTCACAacaatcactatcaccaccactatcacttgtcactaccaccaccatcacgttcaCCACCCAACCCCACAACTTAAATTCACTGTTATTACCACCACTTGGCACTCAGCTGACACCCACCAGCCACCTCTCACCACTTCGCTCACTATCATATCCAAACGacctccacctcacccaccaTTACGTAGATGTATGGCAGTCGTGACAAAGATggcgggggtgagggaagggggacgggaaggggagagcATGACCTTGTTGAGCCCGAGGTCATGCgttgggagagtgaggaagggagaggggaggatcgTAAGGGGTGAAGATGATAGAccaggaagggggaggagaggaggaggagaaacaagagaaacgaAGAGCTATTTTGAGAACATGAGCACAAAAAAATTACACGACCCAACCTGACAGTGACCCAGTTCCTTTACCCACAATCTTTCACCACACAAGCAGCATTGCACCACGCTCGGGAAACCACAGGCAAGACTTGATAGCTACGCCAGGCTCCTcagaaagtcacctctcttgtatgtgtgtgtcaagttatttccgtgtgtgtgtgtgtgtgtgtgtgtgtgtgtgtgtgtgtgtaggctagGTTCTTCATGCTGTGGGTACGGTTGGTACGCCTTGGAGCAAAACCTTGGCCGAGCTGACTATAGCTCGGCCTCGTAACAGAATAAGCCACGCAAGACCAGccagcacacacatacacacgtataaGTAGATATTCATGAACACCAAACTCTCCACAGCCAGATAGTCCAAGGATTTTCCAGTATCACTATTACACACAACTATCACCAGCACAACCGCAGCGCAACCTTCACCATCCCCCCCTTCACTATCACTGGTATCtcggctggctggttggctgggctGGGTGGCGTCACACACTTTCATGGtgactccccttcctcctcctcctcgagctgGCTGGCGTCACACACACTTTCATAGTGACTCTTACGtaccctccttcatctccttctcctccatggtGACTCACgtaccctcctctttctcctcctccattgtacAATCACTTTAGCTCCGCTCTGGGTACGATTTTGGTCTTGTTTTCCTCGTCTACCGTCACTCGAGTGTCACATCGCGGCTGAGGCTTTCATCAGCGAATCTTACTTTCACTGTCGTCACTGTAGCGTGCACCGTTTCACCACCTCGCCAGGCAGGGCTCGGGGCGGGGACGTGGGGGCTTGGCTGGCAGTCCGTGTTCTCCCTCCTGGGCGAGTCACATGATTGTTGGCTGGTTTTAAGCCTCGCCTCTAACGCCATcacacgacctcctcctcctccaccaccatcaccactactccaCAAAAACAGTCTCCAAGGCCTAGTCACCTCCATTATtatcttaaccaccaccaccacactgtacCTTCCTGCGCACGGCTTCACCACCACTAcatttcaccatcaccactacgaccACTCCACAAACACTCAAGGTctagccaccaccatcactaccattatctttaccaccaccaccacacttcaCCTTTCTGCGCACGGCTTCACCACACGGCTacatttcaccatcaccaccaccaccacgaccacttcACAAAAACACTCAACCAAGgcctagccaccaccaccaccgtctcttcaccaccactaccacactgtACCTTCCTGCGCacggcttcaccaccaccacagctagtaccatttcatcaccatcaccaccaccaccaccacacaatggGAGCACGGCTGAGCGCACAAATATTTACCAAAAACAAGGGAAGCTCTCTCGGGGTGCACTGGGCTTGCTCCGCGGAGAAAGCCAATGGTTTCTGCAGCCACATGAACTAGCTGGCTATTCCTCGCACGCACACTCGCCCTTCCTTGGTCTTGAGTGCTGGTGTACCCGAGTGAGTGAGGGGCGTCCGGCA includes:
- the LOC127004956 gene encoding uncharacterized protein LOC127004956, whose product is MERESNQLEAGPILCRTGCGFFGSPNTDGLCSKCYKDALKKKQQPPSSVTSPTSPASSSPSPPAAALHQTPAAATTTAQPTVPSLTQVGGAAAEKRESSEEGGASASEDLDPASPDKDAGKKKKNKCQMCKKKVGLTGFTCRCDGLFCSVHRYSNEHRCTFDYREHGAEEIRRNNPVIKGEKIQKI